The Pseudomonas sp. GD03919 region CGCGCTCACGGGCCTGGGCCGCGCCAGCGGGATCCCCCTGGCGCTCGCGGGCGCGGGCAATCAGATCCCACAGGCTGGCCTGCAGCGCGGGACGCCCACTGGCTTGAGTCAGACCACGACGGGCCAGTTGCTCGGCCTGCGCAGCATCGCCCTGAGCCATACGTACCTCGGCGAGGCGGTAAAGCACCTGTGGCTCACGCGGAGCGATGCGTTGGGCACGCTCGAGGCTGGAAGCGGCACCATTGAGATCACCACCTCCCTGCTGCTGTTGAGCAGTGGTCAGCAGCGCAAGCACCGGACCATCCAGCTGCTCGTCAGCCGCCAGGCCGCCGCTGGGAATGCCGCTGGGCTGGCTCGGCACCGAGGAGCCGAAGCTGCCTTGACTCGGAGCCGGCGGCTGGCTGCTCATGGGCTCGTCGAAAGTCAGACCACCACTGGAGGTGATCGGCTGCGAATCGGTCTGCAACGGCGTCGAGACCGCCCCCTGCGGCACCATCACCACGACCCCGGAATCCTCTTCGATACGCTGCGGCTCTGCCGCCGGACTTTGACTGGTCGAGGGACCAGAGCCGCCGGACGACAACGGAGCACCGGCATCGATCACCGGAATCGAACCCTGCGGTACCGTACTGCAACCACCGAGAACCGCCGTTGCCAGCATCGTGGCAAGCCACTTCTTGTTCACATCCAATCCTCTTCAGGTAACACCGAGTCACTCGACCCGGTCGTCATTCCAACCAGCCCCGCACCCAGTCCATCACCGACTCGACCGGTGCCTGGATACCGCAAGCGGAGCCCGGGGCAGGTTCGCTGCCGCGAATATAAGGCATCTGCACTGCATTCGGGCAGCCCGAAGCCGAGCCCAAGCCGGTCTGCCGATCGATCCAGGCCAGGGTGACGTTATCCGGCATCGGCATGTCCAGGGGCAGCGGGTCCGCCTTGCGCATGAAGCTGGTCCAGACCTGCAACGCCCCGGTCGCGCCGGTCAGCGGGGTCGGGCCGTTATCATCGCGCCCCAGCCATACCACTGACAGCAGGTCCTGACTGAAACCGGCGAACCAGCTGTCACGCGAGTCGTTACTGGTGCCGGTCTTGCCCGCCAGATTCAGCGAGCTGGGCAGCTGGCTGTACACCGAACGCCCCGTACCTTCACGCATGGTGCGCTGCATGGCGTTCTGCAGCAGGTAAATGGCACCCGGATCGAAGCGTTGCTGGATCTTGAATGGATAACGCCCGAGCGGTTCACCATCGGCAGTCAGTACGCTGCGAATACCACGCAACGGCGTATTGAAGCCGCCATTGGCCAGGGTCTGGTACATGCCGGCCACCTCCATCGGCGTCAGCGCACCCGCACCGAGCAGCATCGACGGGTAGGCCGGCCATTTACGCTCGACCCCGAGTCGCTCCAGGGTCTTGAGCACGTTGGGTACACCGATCTCCAGGCCGAGCTTGGCCGTAGACAGGTTGTAGGACTGCGCCAGCCCCTGATACAGGTAGATGGTGCCGTGCGCCTTACGGTCATAGTTCTGTGGCGTCCAGACCTGGCCGTCCTGCCCCTTGATGGAGAAGGGTTCATCTTCCAGCCAACTGGTCAGGGTGTATTGGCTGGGACGCTCCAGCGCCGAGAGATAGATCGCCGGCTTGACCAATGAGCCAATCGGCCGTACCGCATCCAGCGCCCGGTTGAAACCAGCAAAACGCGGCTGGCGGCTGCCAATCAAGGCCTGGATCTCCCCCGTCTCGGGGTTGGTCACCACCATCCCGGCCTGCACTGCGTCCACGCCCTTGCGCCCCTCCAGGCGCTTGAGGGTTTCGGCCAGGGCCTCTTCGGCCTTGAGCTGCAGAATCGGATCCAGGCTGGTGAAGATACGCAGGCCTTCTTCGGTCAGATCCTGATCGCGATAGTCTTCGCGCAACTGACGCTTGACCAGATCCAGAAATGCCGGGAACGAGCTGTCGGCCATGCTGCCGCGCGAAGTCACGCCCAATGGCTTTTGCTTGGCTGCCGCGGCCTCGTCGGCAGTAATAGAACCCTGTTCGGCGAGCAGGTCGATGACCAGGTTACGCCGCGCCAAGGCACGTTCGGGATTGCGCCGTGGATTGAAAAAGGTCGGCCCCTTGACCATCCCCACCAGCAGCGCAACTTGCTCGAGCTTCAGCTCGGAAACCGGCTGACTGAAGAAGTACTGACTGGCCAGACCGAAGCCATGTATGGCGCGCTGCCCATCCTGACCGAGGAACACCTCGTTCATGTAAGCCTCGAGAATCTCGCGCTTGTCGTAATGCAACTCCAGCAGTACCGCCATCATCGCCTCAGTGGCTTTGCGCGCCAGGGTGCGTTCGTTGGTCAGGTAGAAATTCTTCACCAACTGCTGGGTCAGGGTACTGCCGCCCTGTACCAGACGCCCGGACGTGGCATTGACCCACATGGCACGGGCGATGCCCTTGGGCGACACGCCAAAGTGATCGAAGTAGTCACGATCCTCGACCGCCACCAGCGCTTCGATCAGATAGGCCGGCACCTGATCCAGCTTGATCAGGATGCGGTCTTCCTGATGCGCCGGATAAAGCCCACCGATCAACACCGGCTCCAACCGCGCCACGGCCAGGTTGCTGCCATTGGCCTGAGTCAAACCAGCGACGTAGTCACCGGAGAAACGCACACGCACCCTCTGCGCTGGCTCAGCCCCCTCGTAGAACTGAAAGCCGCGACTGTGCAACTCGATCGAGTTACCGGCCACGGACACCGCACCCGGCCCATTCACCACACTTTCGCGGCGGTAACCCAGCGCATCGAGTTCACGTAGGAAATCATCCTTGGCCAGTTTCTGGCCCACGAACAGCTCCAGCGGCCTGGCGTAGACCTTGGCAGGTACGGTCCAGCGCTTGCCGGAAAACTTCTCCTGCACCACGGCGTCGAGGTAAATGGCAAAGCCGGCCAGGATTACCAGACCGACAAGACCGAGTTTGAGCCCCCAGGCAAGCCAGGGACGCATGCCGGAGGAGCGGGATTTTTTGTTTGAGCGAGGGGAGCGTTTTCGAGTCATGGCGGGATTATACGCACTTTAAATGGGCGCCAGCAGGCCGCCCGAATGGTTTGCAGAGCAGCTCACAGCGGCCATAATGCCCAGCTCGAACAGCGTCTAGAACAAGGATCGAACGTGAGCCAAGCCCTGATTGCCGCATTGCAGAACCCGGCCCTGTATCCGCATCCTGTGGAGGGGTTTCAGGTCATTGAGACCCACATTTCCTGGGTTTTGCTCACTGGCCCCTACGCCTACAAGATCAAAAAACCGGTCAATTTCGGGTTTCTCGACTTCACCGAGCTCGATGCACGCCGTCATTTCTGCGAAGAAGAGCTGCGCCTCAACCAGCGCCTGGCCCAAGATCTGTATCTTGACGTGTTGCCGATCGGCGGTAGTGAAGACGCGCCCAGTCTCGACGGCAGCACGCCCGCCATCGAATACGCGCTGAAAATGCGCCAGTTCCCGCAGGAGCAACTGCTCAGCGCCATCCAGGCACGTGGCGAACTGAACGAAGCCCATATCGACGCCCTGGCCGAGCAGATTGCCACCTTTCATCTGAACGCACCGAAGGTGCCGCAGGAACATCCGCTGGGTAGCGCAGAAGCGGTAATGGTTCCGGTGCAGCAGAATTTCGACCAGATTCGCCCGATGCTCAACGAGCAGGCAGACCTGCAGCAACTCGATGCCCTCGAGGCCTGGGCCCAGTCCAGCTACGAACGCCTGCAACCACTGTTGAGCGAACGCAAGGCTCAGGGTTTCATCCGCGAATGCCACGGTGATATTCACCTGGGCAACGCCGCCAAGATTGACGGGCGAGTGGTGCTGTTCGACTGCATCGAGTTTAACGAACCCTTCCGCTTTACCGACGTCACCGCCGACATCGCCTTCCTGGCCATGGACCTCGAAGACCGTGGCCTAAAGTGCCTGGCGCGTCGTTTCATCAGCGGCTGGCTGGAACGCACCGGTGACTATGCGGCCCTGCAACTGCTGAATTTCTACAAGGCCTACCGCGCCATGGTACGTGGCAAGGTCGCGCTGTTCCGTCTGGGCCAGGAAAAGAGTTCGGTGCAACGCGCGGTGATTCTGCGCCAGTACCGCAGCTATGCCGCTCTGGCAGAAAGCTACAGCGCCATTCCCT contains the following coding sequences:
- a CDS encoding tetratricopeptide repeat protein, with translation MLATAVLGGCSTVPQGSIPVIDAGAPLSSGGSGPSTSQSPAAEPQRIEEDSGVVVMVPQGAVSTPLQTDSQPITSSGGLTFDEPMSSQPPAPSQGSFGSSVPSQPSGIPSGGLAADEQLDGPVLALLTTAQQQQGGGDLNGAASSLERAQRIAPREPQVLYRLAEVRMAQGDAAQAEQLARRGLTQASGRPALQASLWDLIARARERQGDPAGAAQARERARVNL
- a CDS encoding bifunctional aminoglycoside phosphotransferase/ATP-binding protein, whose translation is MSQALIAALQNPALYPHPVEGFQVIETHISWVLLTGPYAYKIKKPVNFGFLDFTELDARRHFCEEELRLNQRLAQDLYLDVLPIGGSEDAPSLDGSTPAIEYALKMRQFPQEQLLSAIQARGELNEAHIDALAEQIATFHLNAPKVPQEHPLGSAEAVMVPVQQNFDQIRPMLNEQADLQQLDALEAWAQSSYERLQPLLSERKAQGFIRECHGDIHLGNAAKIDGRVVLFDCIEFNEPFRFTDVTADIAFLAMDLEDRGLKCLARRFISGWLERTGDYAALQLLNFYKAYRAMVRGKVALFRLGQEKSSVQRAVILRQYRSYAALAESYSAIPSPFLAITHGVSAVGKSHVAMRLVEALGTIRLRSDVERKRLFGEQNAETRDQLTAGIYSTEASQATYLRLHQLARQVLQAGFPVVIDATYLKAAQRLAASEVAEETGVPLLILDCHAPEAVIASWLAQRQSDGQDPSDATLEVIQAQHASREPLDEQELSHSKRVDTHDSASLDSLVERIRQRLPGV
- the mrcB gene encoding penicillin-binding protein 1B — encoded protein: MTRKRSPRSNKKSRSSGMRPWLAWGLKLGLVGLVILAGFAIYLDAVVQEKFSGKRWTVPAKVYARPLELFVGQKLAKDDFLRELDALGYRRESVVNGPGAVSVAGNSIELHSRGFQFYEGAEPAQRVRVRFSGDYVAGLTQANGSNLAVARLEPVLIGGLYPAHQEDRILIKLDQVPAYLIEALVAVEDRDYFDHFGVSPKGIARAMWVNATSGRLVQGGSTLTQQLVKNFYLTNERTLARKATEAMMAVLLELHYDKREILEAYMNEVFLGQDGQRAIHGFGLASQYFFSQPVSELKLEQVALLVGMVKGPTFFNPRRNPERALARRNLVIDLLAEQGSITADEAAAAKQKPLGVTSRGSMADSSFPAFLDLVKRQLREDYRDQDLTEEGLRIFTSLDPILQLKAEEALAETLKRLEGRKGVDAVQAGMVVTNPETGEIQALIGSRQPRFAGFNRALDAVRPIGSLVKPAIYLSALERPSQYTLTSWLEDEPFSIKGQDGQVWTPQNYDRKAHGTIYLYQGLAQSYNLSTAKLGLEIGVPNVLKTLERLGVERKWPAYPSMLLGAGALTPMEVAGMYQTLANGGFNTPLRGIRSVLTADGEPLGRYPFKIQQRFDPGAIYLLQNAMQRTMREGTGRSVYSQLPSSLNLAGKTGTSNDSRDSWFAGFSQDLLSVVWLGRDDNGPTPLTGATGALQVWTSFMRKADPLPLDMPMPDNVTLAWIDRQTGLGSASGCPNAVQMPYIRGSEPAPGSACGIQAPVESVMDWVRGWLE